A genomic stretch from Aedes albopictus strain Foshan chromosome 2, AalbF5, whole genome shotgun sequence includes:
- the LOC109421538 gene encoding nidogen — protein sequence MQSILLALGAIAICSGIAAGINPRDLYSYINEPSDVLPRGDEEYAEVQLDVPAHFYSEKYEFVYINTNGILTFGSEFQNYLNLPFPIEYPAVVPFYANVDTTLPNDTAAIVYFKSNDEELLHRVSDLVRVNFAESEDFDARQVFVATWEHVGHYDMKNDVTNSFQVALILGDEETYVQFLYPENGLNWIQGDTKDSGLPDVRAQAGFISEDGRFFPLQGSGTDNIKHLTVSSNVGEPGEWLFKVGPFDQEGNVQEPSVHDDGPHEPRSCADGGHFKCHSAATCTDTSTGYCCSCKAGYYGNGYSCVKNDVPMRVIGSVKGTLNHWMIDSQMQSYVVMADGRTYTALSPLEDDLGTTLQLTQVIGASIGWLFAKPIGNVLNGYQITGGKFNQTTTVNFQGSHDNLRIDLRFNGLNLWDQLAVDITIEGQVTQVPFGNKVHIDDYSEVYQRVGRDRLEAYTSHKMHIPPEDREVDYTMHQIISFEPCPFLELEENAANRMTTLKTSKVNLGYEPREKAIRMGMLSKISSGEKVNPCDDANCGDNTVCVPNADDTYDCNCKNGFTYVPYNNNDRVNCVDIDECSGINICDEHADCINEPGGYKCICFEGYEGNGYQCDLVDSGASSVVVPTPANTFYEVHSYAPDPREDHCEHCSEFADCVNGRCECKAGYTGDGYVCENPCDGDQVWNGEACVKHGSNEEYEIAPFCTVQGCTCPTGYTLIEYSFDQICRLVEIQPDEQHLPSCDVENHCSPLANCEWNEQQYRYDCVCNPGYDGDGYTCVEKEVSCLDEEDICDQHASCNYNVHSKKSVCVCNNGYIGDGRTCHLAPECSIDDDCGMHSVCHEGLCVCQDGYERDVSDFCVRAGSCGGAYCADNAICKYDPHQNIPYCYCPEGFVGDGVHQCKSIPPPCNVRNNCGLHATCGPNFREPSKYECTCNPGFFGDGFVCTPERNCVNIPSLCDPNAQCVSTTSGYQCACNQGFIGNGSVCNTAPRLESGFLLISQGVATVKLPFNGGRGVPVTMAQMAIGVDKDCAEGRIYFSDISAKQIFSCKYDGTDRKPFITKDILSPEGVAVDWISRRLYWTDSAKDTIEVASLEDPNLRAVIVSKYLVNPRGIAVDPHQSKLYWSDWNREGPKIEWANLDGTERQVLVSGPQVELPNSIQVAPGTGELCYADAGTKKIECVDTYTKHVRTVASNLTYPFGLAVTDDHFYWTDWTTKKVESINAYGEREKGIPSPVFGSHKMYGMTAVTDKCPLFYSPCVVNNGDCTEKRICLSNPRAPSGRGCKCADDNNCNDVVLDY from the exons ATGCAATCTATATTGTTGGCTCTGGGAGCCATAGCGATATGCTCTGGAATAGCCGCAGGGATTAATCCAAGAGATTTGTACAGCTACATCAACGAGCCGAGCGATGTCCTACCACGAGGCGACGAGGAGTACGCAGAAGTTCAGCTGGACGTGCCAGCCCATTTCTACAGTGAAAAATACGAATTCGTATAC ATCAACACCAACGGCATCTTGACGTTCGGATCTGAGTTTCAAAATTATCTCAATTTGCCGTTTCCCATCGAGTATCCGGCGGTAGTTCCGTTCTATGCGAACGTGGATACCACGCTGCCGAACGATACCGCTGCCATCGTGTATTTTAAATCGAATGACGAAGAGCTGCTGCACCGAGTGAGCGATCTGGTACGCGTGAACTTTGCCGAATCGGAAGACTTCGATGCTCGGCAGGTGTTCGTTGCAACTTGGGAACACGTGGGTCACTATGACATGAAGAACGACGTTACGAACTCGTTCCAAGTGGCGCTGATACTTGGTGATGAGGAGACATATGTGCAATTTTTGTATCCTGAAAATGGCCTCAACTGGATACAGGGTGACACAAAGGACTCGGGACTACCAGACGTGCGTGCCCAGGCTGGGTTCATATCCGAGGATGGACGATTTTTCCCTCTGCAGGGCTCTGGAACTGATAAT ATCAAGCACCTTACGGTATCGTCTAACGTGGGTGAGCCTGGAGAGTGGCTGTTTAAGGTAGGTCCTTTCGATCAAGAAGGCAATGTACAGGAACCTAGTGTGCATGACGACGGTCCTCATGAGCCACGCAGCTGTGCCGATGGAGGTCATTTCAAATGTCACTCGGCAGCTACATGCACCGATACGAGCACCGGATACTGTTGTTCGTGCAAGGCCGGATATTACGGAAACGGATACAGCTGTGTGAAGAACGATGTCCCAATGCGTGTGATCGGATCGGTAAAAGGTACTCTGAACCATTGGATGATCGATAGTCAAATGCAATCTTATGTTGTGATGGCTGATGGAAGAACCTATACCGCGTTGAGTCCTTTAGAAGATGATCTTGGTACAACTCTACAGTTGACTCAGGTTATTGGTGCAAGTATTGGATGGTTGTTCGCCAAACCTATCGGCAATGTTCTCAATGGATATCAG ATCACCGGAGGAAAGTTCAACCAAACAACCACAGTCAACTTCCAAGGATCGCATGATAATCTTCGAATCGATCTACGCTTTAATGGACTGAATCTGTGGGATCAACTGGCTGTAGATATCACTATTGAAGGTCAAGTCACGCAAGTTCCATTTGGAAACAAAGTCCACATCGATGATTACTCGGAAGTGTATCAACGAGTTGGCAGAGATCGGCTTGAGGCATACACTTCTCACAAAATGCATATTCCACCGGAAGATCGTGAAGTAGACTACACCATGCATCAAATCATTTCGTTTGAACCATGTCCATTTTTGGAACTGGAAGAAAATGCAGCGAACCGGATGACTACGCTGAAAACCAGCAAAGTCAATCTGGGTTATGAACCCCGAGAAAAGGCCATTCGAATGGGAATGCTAAGCAAGATCAGCTCCGGCGAAAAGGTGAACCCCTGCGACGATGCGAACTGTGGAGACAATACTGTCTGTGTTCCGAATGCTGACGATACCTACGAT TGTAACTGTAAGAACGGGTTCACATACGTTCCCTATAATAACAACGATCGTGTGAACTGTGTCGACATTGATGAGTGTTCGGGTATCAATATCTGCGATGAGCATGCGGATTGCATCAACGAACCTGGTGGTTACAAATGCATCTGCTTCGAAGGATACGAGGGTAACGGATATCAGTGCGATTTGGTTGATTCAGGCGCTAGTTCAGTAGTGGTACCTACTCCTGCCAACACGTTCTACGAAGTTCACTCATATGCTCCAGATCCCAGGGAGGATCATTGCGAG CACTGCTCGGAATTCGCAGATTGTGTTAACGGACGTTGTGAATGCAAGGCGGGATACACAGGTGATGGCTACGTGTGTGAAAATCCGTGTGACGGAGATCAAGTATGGAACGGTGAAGCCTGCGTTAAGCACGGTTCTAACGAAGAAT ATGAAATAGCACCATTCTGCACAGTTCAGGGATGCACGTGTCCAACTGGCTACACCCTGATCGAATATTCGTTTGACCAAATATGTCGTTTGGTTGAAATTCAACCCGATGAACAGCACCTGCCATCATGTGATGTAGAAAACCACTGTAGTCCACTAGCGAACTGTGAATGGAACGAACAACAGTACCGTTACGATTGTGTTTGTAATCCTGGCTACGATGGAGATGGCTACACTTGTGTGGAGAAGGAAGTATCTTGCCTAGATGAGGAAGACATCTGTGATCAGCACGCTTCGTGTAACTACAACGTCCACTCGAAGAAATCCGTGTGTGTCTGCAACAATGGATACATCGGTGATGGCCGCACTTGCCATCTTGCGCCGGAATGCTCTATAGATGATGACTGTGGAATGCATTCGGTGTGCCATGAGGGACTATGTGTTTGCCAAGATGGATACGAACGAGATGTTTCGGACTTTTGTGTGCGGGCTGGATCATGCGGAGGCGCTTACTGTGCAGACAATGCTATCTGCAAGTACGATCCTCACCAAAACATTCCATATTGCTATTGCCCTGAAGGTTTCGTTGGAGATGGTGTTCACCAGTGTAAATCTATTCCACCACCATGCAACGTGCGCAACAACTGTGGCCTTCATGCCACGTGTGGACCTAATTTCAG GGAGCCATCCAAATATGAATGCACCTGTAATCCTGGTTTCTTTGGAGATGGATTCGTTTGTACTCCGGAACGCAATTGCGTCAATATACCAAGTCTTTGCGACCCCAACGCACAATGTGTTAGTACCACTTCGGGATATCAGTGCGCCTGCAATCAAG GATTTATCGGTAATGGCAGCGTCTGTAACACAGCTCCCCGTCTCGAGTCTGGATTCCTCTTGATAAGCCAAGGTGTGGCAACCGTGAAACTTCCCTTCAATGGAGGCCGTGGTGTCCCAGTGACTATGGCTCAGATGGCAATCGGTGTGGACAAGGACTGCGCCGAAGGTCGAATCTACTTCAGTGATATATCGGCTAAGCAAATTTTCAGCTGCAAATATGACGGAACCGACCGTAAGCCCTTCATCACCAAAGATATCCTTTCACCGGAAGGTGTAGCTGTGGACTGGATATCTCGACGACTCTACTGGACAGATTCAGCAAAGGATACCATCGAGGTTGCCAGCTTGGAAGATCCGAACCTAAGAGCCGTAATCGTATCTAAGTATCTGGTAAATCCAAGAGGCATCGCAGTTGATCCTCATCAGAGCAAACTGTACTGGTCCGACTGGAACCGCGAAGGACCGAAAATCGAATGGGCGAATCTAGATGGTACGGAACGTCAAGTGTTGGTTAGTGGACCTCAGGTTGAACTGCCGAATAGCATACAAGTTGCTCCGGGTACGGGCGAGCTGTGCTATGCCGATGCCGGTACTAAGAAAATTGAATGTGTAGACACCTATACCAAGCACGTGAGAACCGTTGCAAGCAACTTGACCTATCCATTCGGTTTGGCCGTTACAGACGATCACTTCTATTGGACCGACTGGACCAC GAAAAAGGTAGAATCCATCAACGCTTACGGAGAGCGTGAGAAGGGTATTCCGTCTCCCGTCTTTGGCAGTCACAAGATGTACGGCATGACGGCGGTTACCGACAAGTGTCCGCTGTTCTACAGTCCTTGTGTGGTGAACAATGGTGACTGCACGGAGAAAAGAATCTGTCTGTCAAACCCCCGTGCTCCATCGGGAAGGGGCTGCAAGTGTGCGGACGACAATAACTGTAATGACGTAGTTTTGGACTACTAG